One Solanum pennellii chromosome 10, SPENNV200 genomic region harbors:
- the LOC107001414 gene encoding serine/arginine-rich splicing factor RSZ21A-like, which yields MGSSWPTTNIIPPPLLSRASDLLYQRLRLGSSSRPVVRGGHFGHSGSSHQPASRRGCFECGDMGHFVRDCPRTRRGGLHQGSQASTSRAAQPPARGGAQNGRGGSHSGRGGSPSGRGFCTPQLTPQDTYRRTSNKKHMRAGQT from the exons ATGGGATCCAGCTGGCCTACTACTAATATAATCCCTCCACCACTGCTTAGCAGAGCCAGTGATCTGCTATACCAGCGTCTGAGGCTG GGTTCATCTTCTAGACCTGTAGTTCGTGGAGGGCATTTTGGTCATTCAGGTTCCTCTCATCAGCCTGCGTCTCGTAGGGGCTGTTTTGAGTGTGGTGATATGGGACACTTTGTGAGAGACTGCCCTAGGACCAGACGTGGTGGCTTACATCAGGGTTCTCAGGCTTCGACTTCCAGGGCTGCACAACCTCCAGCTAGGGGTGGTGCACAGAATGGTAGAGGTGGTTCTCATTCAGGTAGAGGTGGTTCTCCTTCTGGTCGAG GCTTTTGCACACCTCAACTAACTCCACAAGATACCTATCGTCGCACCAGTAATAAAAAACATATGAGAGCTGGTCAAACCTGA